Proteins encoded within one genomic window of Bacillus sp. F19:
- the pyrR gene encoding bifunctional pyr operon transcriptional regulator/uracil phosphoribosyltransferase PyrR — translation MPQKAIVLDQQSIRRALTRIAHEIIERNKGIDSVILVGIKTRGIHLAKRLAERIEQIEGKPVEVGELDITLYRDDLSKKTDDQDPLVKGSDIPADITNKTVILVDDVLYTGRTVRAGLDALIDIGRPSQIQLGVLVDRGHRELPIRADYVGKNIPTSSSEKIVVELLEVDETDQVTIYEKE, via the coding sequence ATGCCGCAAAAAGCGATCGTTTTAGATCAGCAGTCCATAAGAAGAGCTTTAACTCGAATTGCACATGAAATTATCGAGCGGAATAAAGGAATTGATTCAGTGATTCTTGTCGGCATTAAGACAAGGGGCATTCACCTTGCCAAAAGGCTAGCTGAACGCATCGAACAGATTGAAGGAAAGCCGGTTGAAGTAGGAGAACTTGATATAACGCTTTACCGTGACGATCTTTCAAAAAAAACGGACGATCAGGACCCTCTTGTAAAAGGATCTGACATTCCGGCAGATATTACAAACAAAACCGTCATCCTCGTAGACGACGTTTTATACACGGGAAGAACAGTAAGAGCGGGACTTGATGCCTTAATCGATATTGGCAGACCATCGCAAATTCAGCTTGGAGTACTTGTAGACCGCGGTCACCGTGAACTGCCGATCAGGGCAGATTATGTAGGGAAAAACATTCCGACTTCAAGCTCAGAAAAGATTGTTGTTGAACTGCTTGAAGTGGACGAAACAGATCAAGTAACCATTTACGAAAAAGAATAA
- the lspA gene encoding signal peptidase II, with amino-acid sequence MLYYIIAFVIIALDQLTKRLIVNELEIGESIPVIENVLYITSHRNQGAAWGILQGQMWFFYVITVIVVIGLVIYIQKYAKDQLLMGMALGLMLGGAIGNFIDRVIHQEVVDFVQVYIGTYPFPIFNVADSALCVGVALLFIVMLLEGKQEKEKVNEQHRN; translated from the coding sequence GTGCTTTACTATATCATCGCCTTTGTTATTATTGCGCTTGATCAGCTGACAAAACGGCTGATTGTCAATGAATTGGAAATCGGAGAAAGCATACCTGTTATTGAAAACGTACTGTATATTACATCACATCGGAACCAGGGTGCTGCCTGGGGAATTCTGCAGGGTCAGATGTGGTTTTTTTATGTCATTACCGTTATCGTCGTAATTGGACTCGTGATTTATATTCAGAAATATGCAAAAGACCAGCTTTTAATGGGAATGGCGCTCGGTCTTATGCTTGGCGGAGCCATTGGCAATTTCATAGATCGTGTTATTCATCAGGAAGTGGTGGATTTTGTACAAGTCTACATAGGAACATACCCATTTCCTATCTTTAACGTAGCAGATTCGGCCCTTTGTGTAGGAGTTGCTTTGTTATTTATTGTCATGCTTTTGGAAGGGAAACAAGAGAAGGAGAAAGTGAATGAACAGCATAGAAATTAA
- a CDS encoding TraR/DksA family transcriptional regulator, producing the protein MSTKQVHKELSAMSIDAIWYELQIMQQELKSRLFDHCLFEVDMNEQNLFYPFKEKTIMINVKEELNDVERALQKIKNGTYGICEETGTPIALDKLAIIPTARTIHDFAFQELYERKSLPHLYLNHQSHYEVGEYH; encoded by the coding sequence ATGAGTACAAAGCAAGTACACAAGGAGTTGTCCGCTATGAGTATAGACGCCATTTGGTATGAGCTTCAAATCATGCAGCAGGAATTGAAATCAAGGCTGTTTGATCATTGCTTGTTTGAGGTGGATATGAATGAACAAAATCTATTTTATCCATTTAAAGAAAAAACAATTATGATAAATGTAAAAGAAGAATTAAATGATGTTGAAAGAGCTCTTCAGAAAATTAAAAACGGCACGTACGGTATTTGTGAAGAGACAGGAACTCCAATTGCACTTGATAAGTTAGCCATTATTCCCACTGCGAGAACCATTCATGATTTTGCTTTTCAGGAACTTTATGAAAGAAAATCTCTGCCTCATCTTTATCTCAATCACCAATCCCACTATGAAGTGGGAGAATATCATTAA
- a CDS encoding cell division protein SepF, translated as MSIKNKFKSFFALDDEEYEYVEQDTYQEDDYEDEQPFAAKPQTKQNVVSLQSVQKSSKVVLCEPRVYAEAQDVADHLKNRRAVVVNLQRIQHDQAKRIVDFLSGTVYAIGGDIQKIGANIFLCTPDNVDVAGSISEIVTEEDQRW; from the coding sequence TTGAGTATTAAAAATAAGTTTAAAAGCTTTTTTGCCTTGGATGATGAAGAGTATGAGTACGTTGAACAAGACACTTATCAGGAAGATGACTATGAAGATGAGCAGCCGTTTGCCGCAAAACCGCAGACTAAACAGAATGTTGTAAGTTTGCAAAGTGTTCAAAAATCATCTAAAGTGGTTTTATGTGAGCCTCGAGTTTATGCTGAAGCTCAGGATGTAGCCGATCATCTAAAAAACCGGAGAGCGGTTGTAGTGAATCTCCAGCGTATTCAGCATGATCAGGCAAAACGGATTGTAGACTTTTTAAGCGGAACTGTGTACGCTATAGGAGGAGACATTCAAAAAATAGGAGCAAATATTTTTCTTTGCACTCCTGATAATGTGGATGTCGCAGGATCTATATCTGAAATTGTAACTGAAGAAGATCAGAGGTGGTAA
- a CDS encoding NCS2 family nucleobase:cation symporter, producing MKKIQENDIHLDVNEIPKPLTWITLSFQHLFAMFGATILVPFLVGLDPSVALISSGLGTIAFLLITKGQVPAYLGSSFAFIAPIIAAKAAAGPEGAMVGSFLAGVVYGIVALLIKMVGYKWIMKLLPPIVVGPVIIVIGLSLANVAVGMAMNNPEGEYNLTYFSVALVTLAITIICSVVFKGFISLIPVLVGIIGGYVYALAIGLVDFSKVAEASVFEKPDFIIPFITYTPSFSYEIILLMVPVAIVTLSEHIGHQLVLGKVVGRDYIEKPGLHRSILGDGTATMIASLIGGPPNTTYGENIGVLAITRVYSVYIIAGAAVMAIVFGFIGKISALISSIPTPVMGGVSILLFGIIASSGLRMLSDSKIDFGNKRNLVISSVILVIGIGGALIKVSEQFELHGMALSAIIGILLNLVLPGRKEAEKDQNMKENTAA from the coding sequence ATGAAAAAGATTCAAGAGAATGACATACATCTGGATGTAAATGAGATTCCAAAGCCGCTTACATGGATTACACTCAGCTTTCAGCATTTGTTCGCAATGTTCGGCGCGACCATCCTGGTGCCTTTCCTTGTGGGTCTTGACCCGTCAGTAGCGCTGATTTCAAGCGGACTTGGAACAATTGCCTTCCTTTTAATTACGAAAGGTCAGGTGCCAGCTTACCTGGGATCATCCTTCGCGTTTATTGCTCCGATCATCGCAGCAAAGGCTGCGGCAGGTCCTGAGGGAGCAATGGTCGGCAGCTTTCTTGCAGGTGTTGTTTACGGAATTGTCGCTTTACTGATAAAAATGGTCGGATATAAGTGGATTATGAAGCTCTTGCCGCCGATTGTTGTCGGACCAGTCATCATCGTAATTGGTCTGAGCCTTGCAAACGTCGCAGTCGGGATGGCGATGAATAATCCGGAAGGAGAATATAATCTGACTTACTTCTCGGTAGCGCTTGTAACACTTGCCATTACGATCATCTGCTCCGTTGTATTTAAAGGATTTATCAGTCTTATCCCGGTGCTTGTCGGAATCATTGGAGGCTATGTTTATGCCCTTGCAATCGGACTTGTAGATTTCAGCAAAGTCGCAGAGGCCAGTGTATTTGAAAAACCGGACTTTATCATTCCTTTTATCACCTATACACCTAGCTTCTCATATGAAATCATCCTGCTGATGGTGCCGGTCGCAATCGTCACACTGTCAGAACATATCGGACATCAGCTTGTACTTGGAAAAGTTGTCGGCCGTGACTATATTGAAAAGCCCGGCCTTCACCGCTCAATCTTAGGAGATGGAACTGCGACGATGATTGCATCATTAATAGGCGGTCCTCCAAACACGACATACGGTGAGAATATCGGCGTATTGGCCATAACGAGAGTATACAGCGTATATATCATTGCCGGAGCTGCTGTGATGGCGATCGTGTTCGGATTTATCGGTAAAATTTCAGCTCTGATCAGCTCCATTCCGACGCCGGTCATGGGCGGTGTATCCATTCTGCTTTTTGGAATCATCGCTTCGTCAGGCCTCAGAATGCTTTCAGACAGCAAAATTGATTTTGGAAATAAGCGAAATCTCGTGATATCATCCGTCATTCTGGTTATCGGCATCGGCGGTGCTTTAATAAAAGTAAGTGAACAATTTGAGCTGCATGGCATGGCGCTTTCAGCCATCATCGGCATCCTTTTGAACCTTGTCCTCCCTGGACGAAAAGAGGCTGAAAAGGATCAGAACATGAAAGAAAACACAGCTGCATAA
- a CDS encoding RNA-binding protein, protein MNRVYQHFRQEERHFIDQVMEWKENVLNHYSPKLTDFLDPREQEMVQAVVGSNGEVNVMFSGDDMERKRALLYPDYFTPSFDDFQLSLIEIQYPVKFISLEHRHILGSLMSLGLKRSKFGDLLFFGERIQLVAAIEVEDFILMNVTEIGRAKVSLRKLDWSLRILHHEEIQELSATVSSLRLDAVAASIYNVSRQKIGMLIQNGHVKVNWKVTEQTSFECREGDTLSVRGFGRSRVLSIDGRTKKDKWKLTIGKQK, encoded by the coding sequence ATGAACCGTGTTTATCAGCATTTTAGACAGGAAGAGCGTCATTTCATTGATCAGGTGATGGAGTGGAAAGAAAATGTTCTGAATCATTACAGTCCTAAACTGACTGACTTTCTTGATCCGAGAGAGCAGGAAATGGTTCAGGCTGTTGTCGGTTCAAACGGGGAAGTAAATGTCATGTTTTCAGGTGATGACATGGAGAGAAAGCGTGCTCTTCTTTACCCTGATTACTTTACACCTTCCTTTGATGATTTTCAGTTATCACTGATTGAAATTCAATATCCAGTTAAATTTATCTCACTTGAGCATCGCCATATTTTAGGATCACTTATGTCTCTTGGATTGAAACGGTCTAAATTTGGAGATCTTTTGTTCTTCGGGGAGCGGATTCAGCTTGTGGCAGCAATAGAGGTTGAGGATTTTATTTTAATGAATGTAACCGAAATCGGCAGAGCAAAGGTTTCCCTTCGGAAGCTTGACTGGAGCCTGCGAATTCTGCATCATGAAGAAATTCAGGAGCTGTCTGCAACTGTCAGCTCATTAAGGTTAGATGCTGTTGCAGCTTCTATTTATAATGTTTCCAGACAAAAAATCGGCATGCTCATTCAGAATGGACATGTAAAAGTAAACTGGAAAGTCACTGAGCAGACTTCCTTTGAATGCCGAGAGGGAGACACCCTTTCTGTCAGAGGTTTTGGGAGATCCAGGGTTTTGTCGATTGACGGCAGAACAAAGAAGGATAAATGGAAGCTGACTATTGGAAAACAAAAATAA
- a CDS encoding DivIVA domain-containing protein, giving the protein MPLTPLDIHNKEFNKGFRGYDEDEVNEFLDQVIKDYEMAIRERKELESKVGELTEKLGHFANIEETLNKSILVAQEAAEEVRRHAQKEAKLIVKEAEKNADRIINESLSKSRKIAVEIEELKKQSKVFRTRFQMLIEAQLDLLKNDDWDHLLEYEVEALYEEREESKV; this is encoded by the coding sequence GTGCCCTTAACACCGTTAGATATTCATAACAAAGAATTCAACAAAGGCTTCCGCGGCTATGATGAAGATGAAGTGAACGAATTCCTTGATCAAGTGATAAAAGATTATGAAATGGCGATTCGCGAACGTAAAGAACTTGAATCAAAAGTCGGCGAATTGACTGAGAAGCTTGGTCATTTTGCAAACATTGAAGAAACTCTTAACAAATCGATTCTAGTTGCTCAGGAAGCAGCTGAAGAAGTTCGCCGCCACGCTCAAAAAGAAGCGAAATTAATTGTAAAAGAAGCAGAAAAGAACGCAGACCGCATCATTAATGAATCACTGTCTAAATCAAGAAAAATTGCAGTTGAGATTGAAGAACTCAAAAAGCAGTCTAAGGTTTTCCGCACTAGGTTCCAAATGCTGATTGAAGCACAGCTTGATCTTCTTAAAAATGACGACTGGGATCATTTATTAGAGTATGAAGTGGAAGCTCTATACGAAGAACGCGAAGAATCTAAAGTATAA
- a CDS encoding YggT family protein: protein MGIVADVLFTLLQIYSYAIIIYILLSWFPNARESGFGQFLAKIVEPYLEPFRRFIPPLGMIDISPIVALLALRFAGYGLNSIFSMIG, encoded by the coding sequence ATGGGCATAGTAGCTGATGTATTATTTACATTATTGCAGATTTATTCGTACGCGATTATTATTTACATTCTGCTTTCCTGGTTTCCAAATGCAAGAGAAAGCGGTTTTGGCCAATTTTTAGCTAAGATTGTTGAACCTTACCTGGAACCATTCCGCAGATTCATTCCGCCGCTTGGAATGATTGATATTTCCCCGATTGTGGCGCTTCTTGCCCTAAGATTTGCGGGATATGGGCTGAATTCAATTTTCAGCATGATTGGATAA
- a CDS encoding YggS family pyridoxal phosphate-dependent enzyme translates to MSVADNLNEINVRIENTCSKIGRNPNEIQIIAVTKYVDIDRAKEAVSAGISHLGENRNEGLIEKYTAIGSEAKWHFIGTLQTRKVKDIIGKADYIHSLDRISLAKEISKRADNKIDCFIQVNTSGEESKHGMAPNEVLPFVNELGSFPYINVAGLMTMAPHTDDTTVLRQSFARLRELSEEVRALNLPYAPCKELSMGMSNDFEIAIEEGATFIRIGSALVG, encoded by the coding sequence ATGAGTGTAGCAGACAACTTAAATGAAATTAATGTCCGAATTGAAAATACATGTTCTAAAATAGGACGAAATCCTAATGAAATTCAAATCATTGCAGTTACAAAATATGTAGATATAGATCGTGCAAAAGAAGCGGTAAGTGCTGGCATAAGTCATCTTGGAGAAAACAGGAATGAAGGGCTCATCGAAAAATATACAGCAATTGGATCAGAGGCGAAATGGCACTTTATCGGAACACTGCAGACCAGAAAAGTGAAAGATATCATCGGGAAAGCAGATTATATTCATTCACTTGACAGAATTTCACTGGCAAAAGAAATCAGCAAACGCGCCGATAATAAAATAGACTGCTTTATCCAGGTAAATACATCAGGCGAAGAATCTAAACATGGTATGGCTCCAAATGAGGTTTTGCCATTTGTTAATGAACTCGGCAGCTTTCCATACATAAACGTAGCAGGATTAATGACAATGGCCCCTCATACAGACGATACAACTGTTTTAAGGCAATCATTCGCCAGATTAAGGGAATTAAGCGAAGAAGTAAGAGCGCTTAACTTGCCTTATGCCCCGTGCAAAGAGCTGTCAATGGGCATGTCGAATGATTTCGAGATTGCGATTGAAGAAGGCGCAACCTTCATACGTATTGGCTCTGCCCTTGTAGGATAA
- a CDS encoding aspartate carbamoyltransferase catalytic subunit, with translation MRHLLRMNDLPADEIMRILKDAERFKTGKSLLQETPKFVANLFFEPSTRTRFSFEVAEKRLGLNVLNFDASHSSVQKGETLYDTVRTLEAIGADAVVIRHPDDEYFTELQDNISIPILNAGDGCGHHPTQSLLDLLTIQQEFKQFEGLTISIHGDIKHSRVARSNAEVLKRLGANVLLSGPEEWRDPFNKFGQYVTTDEAIKTSDVVMLLRIQHERHQGENEGLTDYHRRFGLTLERENAMKPNAIIMHPAPVNRGVEIATELVESKKSRIFKQMENGVFVRMAVLKRALASAKLTEEENTYAFYH, from the coding sequence TTGAGGCACTTATTGAGAATGAATGATTTACCTGCAGATGAAATTATGAGGATATTAAAAGATGCAGAACGATTTAAAACAGGAAAGTCCTTGCTGCAGGAGACACCGAAATTTGTTGCTAATCTGTTTTTTGAACCAAGCACACGAACAAGATTCAGTTTTGAAGTAGCGGAAAAAAGACTGGGTCTGAACGTACTCAATTTTGACGCGTCGCACTCAAGCGTTCAAAAAGGAGAAACGTTGTATGATACTGTCCGGACGCTTGAGGCAATTGGTGCGGACGCAGTAGTCATCAGACATCCAGATGATGAGTACTTTACAGAATTGCAAGATAATATCAGCATTCCGATTTTGAATGCCGGAGACGGATGCGGCCATCACCCGACACAGTCTCTGCTAGATCTTCTGACAATTCAGCAGGAATTTAAACAATTTGAAGGCCTGACGATCTCCATCCATGGAGATATCAAACATAGCCGTGTAGCACGGTCAAATGCAGAAGTGCTGAAACGGCTCGGAGCAAACGTTTTACTATCAGGACCTGAGGAATGGAGAGATCCTTTCAATAAATTTGGTCAGTATGTAACGACAGATGAAGCCATAAAGACATCAGATGTAGTGATGCTGCTTAGAATTCAGCATGAGAGGCACCAAGGTGAAAATGAGGGGCTTACGGACTATCATCGCAGGTTTGGTTTAACTTTAGAAAGAGAAAATGCCATGAAGCCGAATGCCATCATCATGCACCCTGCACCGGTTAATCGCGGAGTTGAAATTGCAACTGAGCTTGTTGAAAGCAAAAAATCAAGGATCTTTAAGCAAATGGAAAATGGCGTTTTTGTCAGAATGGCCGTGCTGAAACGGGCATTAGCGAGTGCCAAATTAACCGAGGAGGAAAATACTTATGCATTTTATCATTAA
- a CDS encoding RluA family pseudouridine synthase — protein sequence MNSIEIKIDDSNKFERLDKLLVAENSDWSRSQVQIWIKEGHVKVNDAESRSNYKVQPGDTVTLLIPDPEPLDVMPEEMNLDIYYEDGDVLVVNKPKGMVVHPAPGHLSGTLVNGLMAHCKDLSGINGVMRPGIVHRIDKDTSGLLMVAKNDKAHESLVNQLVEKSVTRRYQAIVHGVIQHDKGTVDAPIGRDKQDRQSMTVTNEHSKDAVTHFHVLDRFEGYTLIECQLETGRTHQIRVHMKYIGFPIAGDPKYGPKKTMKINGQALHAGVLGFKHPSTGEYLEFKAPLPAEFEDVLSELKNNR from the coding sequence ATGAACAGCATAGAAATTAAGATTGATGACAGCAATAAATTTGAACGTTTAGATAAACTGCTTGTGGCAGAGAATTCTGATTGGTCAAGAAGCCAGGTTCAAATATGGATTAAAGAAGGCCATGTAAAAGTAAACGATGCTGAATCGAGAAGCAATTATAAGGTACAGCCCGGAGATACGGTTACCCTTCTCATTCCAGACCCTGAACCTCTTGATGTGATGCCAGAGGAGATGAACCTTGATATCTATTACGAGGATGGGGATGTCCTCGTTGTTAACAAGCCAAAAGGAATGGTCGTGCATCCTGCACCTGGCCATTTGTCAGGAACTCTTGTTAATGGTCTGATGGCACACTGTAAAGACCTGTCAGGTATTAATGGAGTCATGAGGCCGGGAATCGTTCATAGAATTGATAAGGATACCTCTGGACTTTTAATGGTTGCCAAGAATGATAAAGCTCATGAGTCATTAGTCAATCAGCTGGTTGAAAAATCAGTTACTAGACGGTATCAGGCAATTGTTCACGGTGTCATCCAGCATGACAAAGGAACAGTTGATGCACCGATCGGCCGTGACAAACAGGACCGTCAAAGCATGACAGTAACAAATGAGCACAGTAAAGATGCTGTTACTCATTTTCATGTTCTTGACCGCTTTGAAGGATATACTTTAATTGAATGTCAGCTTGAAACGGGCAGAACGCATCAAATTCGTGTTCACATGAAATATATTGGTTTCCCGATTGCAGGAGATCCAAAGTACGGACCTAAGAAAACAATGAAAATAAACGGTCAGGCGCTTCATGCAGGCGTTCTTGGATTTAAGCACCCGAGCACAGGAGAATACCTTGAGTTTAAAGCACCTCTGCCCGCAGAATTTGAAGATGTTCTCTCGGAACTGAAAAATAACCGTTGA
- the ileS gene encoding isoleucine--tRNA ligase → MEYKDTLLMPKTEFPMRGNLPNREPQLQEKWEEMNIYQKVQERTKDRPMFVLHDGPPYANGDIHMGHALNKVLKDFIVRYKSMTGYNAPYVPGWDTHGLPIETALTKNKKVNRKELSVAEFRKLCAEYAWEQINNQREQFKRLGVRGDWENPYVTLNPEYEAQQIKVFGEMAKKGYIYKGLKPVYWSPSSESALAEAEIEYYDKRSASIYVAFTVTEGNDVLNGGEKIVIWTTTPWTIPANLGIAVHPELEYSVVSVKDDFLIVTSALLETVAKELEWETYTVSKTLKGAQLEKVVAKHPLYDRESLVVLGEHVTTEAGTGCVHTAPGHGEDDFIVGQKYGLGVLCPVDEKGHMTNEAPGFEGMFYDAANKPITEQLDEAGALLKLSFITHSYPHDWRTKKPTIFRATAQWFASIKDFREELLTAVKETKWVPAWGETRLFNMVRDRGDWCISRQRAWGVPIPVFYAENGEPIITDETINHVSGLFREHGSNVWFERETKDLLPEGFKHEGSPNGLFTKEQDIMDVWFDSGSSHQAVLLERDDLQRPADLYLEGSDQYRGWFNSSLSTAVAVTGKAPYKGVLSHGFALDGEGRKMSKSLGNVVLPSKVMNQLGGDILRLWVASVDFQADVRVSDNILKQVAEVYRKIRNTFRFLLGNLADFNPAKDALSYEELRDVDRYMLVKLNKLTDKVKKSYEEYEFAAIFHAVHNFCTIELSSFYLDFAKDVLYIEAPDNKERRAIQTVLHETLLSLVKLVTPILPHTADEVWTHIDSVTEESVQLVDMPEVKTLENADALEEKWDAFMELRDDVLKALEVARNEKVIGKSLTASIELYVDAETKQLLDSVEENLKQLFIVSGFKLAGDYDAAPEEAHVFDHVKIAVKPAEGETCERCWVVTTDVGSNENHKTLCGRCAAIVDENYTTA, encoded by the coding sequence ATGGAGTACAAAGATACACTATTAATGCCAAAAACTGAATTTCCAATGCGCGGGAACTTGCCGAACCGCGAACCTCAATTGCAGGAAAAATGGGAAGAAATGAACATTTATCAAAAAGTGCAGGAGCGTACGAAAGATCGTCCGATGTTTGTTCTGCATGATGGACCTCCATATGCAAATGGCGATATTCATATGGGGCATGCTTTAAACAAAGTGCTGAAAGATTTTATTGTCCGCTATAAATCAATGACGGGCTATAACGCACCATATGTGCCGGGCTGGGATACACACGGCCTTCCGATTGAAACAGCTTTAACTAAAAACAAAAAAGTAAACCGGAAAGAATTAAGTGTTGCTGAATTCCGCAAGCTTTGTGCTGAGTATGCATGGGAGCAAATCAATAACCAGCGTGAACAGTTCAAGCGACTGGGAGTTCGGGGAGACTGGGAAAATCCATATGTGACATTAAACCCTGAATATGAAGCACAGCAAATCAAAGTATTCGGTGAAATGGCGAAAAAAGGCTATATCTATAAAGGTCTTAAACCAGTTTATTGGTCTCCTTCAAGTGAATCTGCATTAGCAGAAGCAGAAATCGAATATTACGATAAGCGATCTGCTTCCATTTATGTTGCATTTACTGTTACTGAAGGAAATGACGTATTAAACGGCGGAGAAAAAATCGTTATTTGGACGACAACTCCTTGGACGATTCCTGCAAACCTTGGTATTGCCGTACATCCTGAGCTTGAATACAGTGTTGTATCTGTAAAAGACGATTTTCTCATCGTTACATCTGCTCTTTTGGAGACTGTTGCGAAAGAACTTGAGTGGGAAACTTACACTGTTTCAAAAACACTTAAAGGCGCTCAGCTTGAAAAAGTGGTTGCGAAACATCCTCTTTATGACCGTGAATCGCTTGTTGTTCTTGGCGAGCATGTCACAACAGAGGCTGGTACGGGCTGTGTACACACTGCTCCTGGACATGGGGAAGATGACTTTATTGTCGGTCAAAAATACGGACTTGGCGTTCTTTGCCCAGTTGATGAAAAAGGCCATATGACGAATGAAGCACCAGGCTTTGAAGGCATGTTTTATGATGCAGCAAATAAACCAATTACAGAACAGCTTGATGAAGCAGGCGCTTTACTGAAATTATCGTTTATTACGCATTCTTATCCTCATGACTGGAGAACAAAAAAACCAACAATCTTTAGAGCAACGGCTCAGTGGTTTGCATCTATTAAAGACTTCCGCGAAGAGCTATTAACGGCAGTTAAAGAAACAAAATGGGTTCCTGCGTGGGGAGAAACAAGATTATTCAACATGGTCCGTGACCGCGGCGACTGGTGTATTTCCAGACAGCGTGCGTGGGGAGTTCCAATTCCGGTTTTCTATGCTGAGAATGGAGAACCAATCATTACAGATGAAACGATCAATCATGTTTCAGGCTTGTTCCGTGAACATGGTTCCAATGTGTGGTTTGAACGTGAAACAAAAGATCTGCTTCCTGAAGGATTTAAACATGAAGGAAGCCCAAATGGATTGTTCACAAAAGAACAGGACATTATGGATGTATGGTTTGATTCAGGTTCATCCCATCAGGCTGTCTTATTAGAAAGAGATGACCTGCAGCGTCCGGCAGATCTTTATTTAGAAGGATCTGATCAATACCGCGGGTGGTTTAACTCTTCCTTATCAACAGCAGTTGCTGTAACTGGTAAAGCTCCATACAAAGGAGTGCTGAGCCATGGATTTGCTCTTGACGGAGAAGGACGCAAAATGAGTAAATCTTTAGGAAACGTCGTTCTGCCTTCAAAAGTCATGAACCAGCTTGGGGGAGACATCCTTCGTCTATGGGTAGCATCTGTTGATTTCCAGGCAGACGTAAGAGTTTCTGATAATATCTTAAAGCAAGTTGCTGAAGTATACAGAAAAATCCGCAACACATTCCGTTTCCTGCTTGGAAACCTTGCAGATTTTAATCCGGCAAAAGACGCCCTGTCATATGAGGAGCTGCGTGATGTAGATCGTTATATGCTTGTAAAGCTGAATAAATTAACAGATAAAGTGAAAAAATCCTATGAAGAATATGAGTTTGCAGCGATTTTCCATGCGGTTCATAACTTCTGTACGATTGAACTTAGCTCATTTTATCTTGATTTCGCAAAAGATGTTCTGTACATTGAAGCACCAGATAATAAAGAGCGCCGTGCTATTCAAACTGTTTTGCACGAAACGCTTCTTTCTTTAGTGAAGTTAGTAACACCAATCCTTCCTCACACTGCCGATGAAGTTTGGACACATATTGATTCTGTAACAGAAGAAAGTGTTCAGCTTGTTGATATGCCGGAAGTGAAGACCCTTGAAAATGCGGATGCCTTAGAAGAAAAATGGGATGCTTTCATGGAACTTCGTGATGATGTACTAAAGGCGCTTGAAGTGGCAAGAAACGAAAAAGTAATCGGCAAGTCATTAACAGCAAGCATTGAACTTTATGTTGATGCTGAAACGAAGCAATTGCTTGATTCAGTTGAAGAAAACCTCAAGCAGCTGTTTATCGTATCAGGCTTTAAGCTTGCAGGTGACTATGACGCAGCACCGGAAGAGGCTCATGTATTCGATCATGTGAAAATTGCTGTGAAACCTGCTGAAGGCGAAACATGTGAAAGATGCTGGGTTGTCACAACGGATGTTGGCAGCAATGAAAATCATAAAACTCTTTGCGGCCGCTGTGCAGCAATTGTGGATGAAAACTATACAACTGCTTAA